The genomic window GGACGAATGCCTGGTGTAACTCGTCGGTTATGCCATAAAATAATACCAGAATAAAACTGAATAAGTATTTCTTTTGATCTGATAAAGACGGCGCGGCCTTATAGAATGCCCTCAGCAGCAATATGCCCAAAATCAGATAAACCAGGGTATGAAGCACCTTGTCCTGAAAAACAAACCACGGCTTAATATCCGCGCCCGGTATAGAAGAGCCGCAGAATATAAGGGCCGCCCATATTAATGCCGGCAGCCAGGGAAGAAACCTGCCGTATGTATTCTCAGGCATTGGGGCAATTTGAGCAGGAAGGCGAAGACGAAGGGCATTTACCGGGCGCCCCTTCTTTTTGGGGCGCGGGCTTTCTGTAATCAGTAGCGTAGAATCCGCTGCCCTTAAAGATTATACCCCCTCCCGCGCTTATCAGGCGCCTGGCGCTCTTGCCGCATTTAGAACAGGACTCGATCGGTTTATCATTTATGTTCTGAAAAACCTCAAATTTGTGCTTACAACTTGCGCATTCATATTCGTATGTAGGCATTGTTCCTCCAATTCCCCACACGTAAGTGTGGGGTCCATCAGTTACCGAAACACTTTCTTTACCTTATCTGTAAAACTCTCTTTTGTATCCACGCTCTCGCCCGAGGCGCGGGCAAATTCTTCCATCAACCGCCTTTGCTCTGAATTAAGCTGCGCGGGTATTTCAACCGTCACCCGGACCAGTTCA from Candidatus Omnitrophota bacterium includes these protein-coding regions:
- a CDS encoding VanZ family protein, with the protein product MPENTYGRFLPWLPALIWAALIFCGSSIPGADIKPWFVFQDKVLHTLVYLILGILLLRAFYKAAPSLSDQKKYLFSFILVLFYGITDELHQAFVPLRDPSFLDVCFDALGGFLAVLFFHFK
- a CDS encoding zinc ribbon domain-containing protein → MPTYEYECASCKHKFEVFQNINDKPIESCSKCGKSARRLISAGGGIIFKGSGFYATDYRKPAPQKEGAPGKCPSSSPSCSNCPNA